The Lujinxingia litoralis region GCCATACCGAGGCGCTGGCGGTGGGGTGGATGGTGCTCCTGGTGGTGATGCTCGGTCGCCGGCCGGCCTGGCAGTTGGGAGCGGCGATCGGGGCGATGGCCCTGGCCAAACTTACCTTCCTGGTGGTCAGTCCGGTGGTGGGGATGGCGCTGTGGCGCCGGGGGCGTTTTGCTCACGCCTGTGTGGCGGCCCTGGTGGCGATCGGGGTGGTGGCAGTGGGCTATGTGCCCTTCTGGTTCGAGGACCTGGTGGCCAATCAGCGCGCCAGCGCCGAGCTCTACGCCGAGGTCTTCTCGTTTGATGCCCCGATCTTCTACGCGGCGCGTGCGCTGTTGGGGTACCGCGAGGGAATCACGCCGCCGGTGACGCCGGTTCTGGGGCCGATCTTGCAGGCGGCCACCCTGGCGGGCATCACACTGGCGAGCGCCTGGCAGGATGGCAGCCGCCGCCGGGTGGCCGCCGGCATGTGCGGAGCCTGGGCGGCCTACCTGCTCTTCACGGCGGTATTGCACCCCTGGTACGCGCTGGGGCTGCTGGCGGCGGCGGCGCTGGCCGGGTGGTGGTCGGTGAGCCTGGCGGCTTCGGTGCTCTTGCTCTCGTATCTTTTCTATGACCCGGCGTTTGTGCGGGAGAAGGAAGTGATGGTGATGATCTTTCAGACGTTCTGGGTGGGGGCTTCGGTGATGATGCAGGCCGGTCCCCGGGGGATTCAGTGGATGCTGCGGCGCCGGGCGCGGGCCAAGGTGGAGGTGCTAAGCCCCTACCTGCGTGCGGGGGACCGGGTGCTGGATCTGGGGGCGGGGGAGGGCTTTGTGGGGCAGTTGATCGCCGAGGCCGGGCACGAGGTCGTGCTGGCCGATGTGGACAATCGCAACCGCACTGAGCTGCCCTTTGAGGTCTACGACGGGGAGCATCTGCCCTTTGAGGACGACGCGTTCGACGCGGTGGTGATCGTTTACACCCTGCACCACGCGCGTCGGCCTGATCGTGTGCTGGCCGAGGCCCGACGGGTGGCCCGACGCGTGATCCTGCTGGAGACGGTGTATGAGCGCAGCTGGGATCGCCGCCTGACGACCTTTCTCGACCATAGCGCCAACCGGCTGCGGGGGATGGCACCGGAGCCCCTGCACTTTGATCGGGTCGAGGGGTGGCTGGCGAGGCTTCGCGCTCAGTCGCTGGAGGTTTTGACCTGGCGCTGGCTGGGGCGAGGCGTGCATCGCCATGTGGTGATTGTGGCGGATCGCGCCGAGCGCAGCCGGGACGTCTAAGAGCGGTCCGTATTTCTCAAGGGGGGAGGGAGGCGGGGATGAGGAAGAGCCGCGGAAACCACCCACGAAAAAAGCCGACCATTGCTGGTCGGCTTTCTCGAATCTGGAGCGTCCCCTACGGGATTCGAACCCGTGTCGCCGGCGTGAAAGGCCGGTGTCCTAGGCCTCTAGACGAAGGGGACGTTTCAGCCCCGAAGAGCTGATGTCCTGATATATGTCTGGTGCTGCCAGACGCGCTTAACCGGAGTTAAGCGAGCGTCCCCTACGGGATTCGAACCCGTGTCGCCGGCGTGAAAGGCCGGTGTCCTAGGCCTCTAGACGAAGGGGACGTGAGCCGTGGTGGGCTCGAACCACCGACCCGCAGATTAAAAGTCTGCTGCTCTACCAACTGAGCTAACGGCCCAACAGTGTTCAACGTTCAACCGAAGTTGTCTGCCGAACTTTATCACCGGGCTTGGTGTTTCCAGTGATGTCTTTCAGGGTTTCCCCCGAAAGCGAGGACATATCTACAGCCACCCCCCGGGGGTGTCAACGCCTTTTTCGAAAAATTTTCCGCTCAGCACGGAATAGTTTAACGGGAAGTTCGAATTCTCGAAGTGTTTCAGGTGCTTAGGGTTAAGAGGGAAGAATTGCGGGGGCGATTCGAGTTGGGGTTTATGCGTTCGAGGCCAGGTTTTGTTAGGATCGCGGGCGCAGGGCCACCGAGCTTTGAGCACGCACATCGGGGGGGATGCGGCGATGGCAAGGGCGGCCCGGGTCAAGGAGGTCTCGTTTTTCGAGCTGGCAGAGCGGTTAGAGATGGCACGCAGACAACACGGACGCTGGAGGGATCGACGCGATACGGTACCGGCCCGTCGCAAACGTCGACGTGTGCACCGCCGAGACTTCCCGCCGAGCGCCTCTTATGAGCCGCTCTCGGTGGATCCCCGGGTAGCCACCCGCGGCGTGCAGGTACGCCTCTTAGGCGCAGTGGGGCTGGCCACGTTGACGGTCGTCTGCGTGCTGGCGGTGATCTTTGCCCCTCAGTTTTCGTACGATACGGCGTTTTTAATGGCCATCGGTGGCGGGTCGCTGGCGCTGGCCATTGCGCTGATCTTGAGCGCCCGCCGCGAAGAGATCGTGCATCATCTGGCCCGTGACCTGGCTCAGCGCTCGCTGGCCCCGGCCGACGATGAAGTCGAACCATCGACGCTGGGTGAAGACGGCTCCCTCCTTTTAGAGAGCCCGGAGCGGCACGTTCTCAGCGAATGGAGCTGGGAGGCGGCCGAGGCCAGTGAGGACTTTATCCCCCGGGAGCGTCCCCCCCACACGCCTTACTCGCCGCGGTAGATGCAGCGCGCTGCGCAGATGTTGTGGACCTGGAGCGCGCGCAGCTGCGCGGGATGGTTCCGAACGGCGCGTTCCCGGCGAGCGGTGCCGGGAGCCGGTCTTCGCCAGCGAAAACGCGGTTTCCCGGGAATCCCCCCCCTTACACGCCTTACTCGCCGCGGTAGATGCAGCTCGATTCACAGGTCTCGTGGATCTGCAGCGCGTGCAACTGCGGAAGCACCGGCTTGATGCGGGTCCACAGCCAGCCGGCGAGCACTTCGCTGGTGGGATTTTCCAGCCCCTCAATCTCGTTGAGGAAGTAGTGATCAAGCTGCTCGATCAGCGGCTTGACCGCATCTTTGATATCTCCGTAGTCGACCAACCATCCCATCTCGGGGTCGACTTCCCCGCGCACCGTGACGGTGACGCGGTAGGAGTGGCCGTGGAGACGGCGACATTTATGGCCCTCGGGCACGTTGGGGAGGCGGTGGGCGGACTCGAAACGAAACTCTTTGACCAGCTCGACGATCATATCAGGGTCGGGGGTAGGGAGGAGGGTTGGGGGACATGGAGCCTTGGCCCGAAGTCGACTATAGTGCCGGGCGCAGAGCGCGCAGTCCGTAACGTAAGCCAGCGACGTGAGTCAAATCCAGATGCAATCACCCTTTTTATCGGCGATCGAAGAAGGACCGGTGGTCTTCGACGGTGCCATCGGCACGCAACTCTACGAACGCGGCATCTACATCAATAAATCCTTTGATGACGCAAACCTCTCCAGCCCCGATCTGGTGGCGGCGGTGCACGCCGAGTACCTGAGTGCGGGGGCCGGAGTGTTGACGACCAATACCTTCTCCTCCAACCGCATTAAGCTCCGGCGTCATGGCCTGGAGCAGCGCGCCCCGGAGATCGCGCGGGCCGGCGCCCGCATCGCCCGGGAGGTCGCCGGCGATCTGGCGTTTGTCGCAGGGTCGGTCGGCCCCACCGGGCGCACCCCCACGATGCTCACCGAGGGCGAGCTCGAAGAGATGCGCCAGGCCTTTCGCGAGCAGATCGCGGCGTTGGTGGAGGGGGGCGTGGATCTGATCCTGCTGGAGACCTTTCGCCAGTTGGCAGAAGTGCGCATGGCGCTGGAGGCCGCCCGCGAGGTCTGCGATCTGCCGGTGGTGGCGCAGATGAGCTTTGATGGCGAGCGGCGAACTGGCGATGGCGCCGACCCGGAGCGCGTGGCGATGTTGCTGCGAGAGTGGGGCGCGGATGTGGTGGGAGCCAACTGCATGGAAGGCCCGCACGTGCTCTACGACGTGGTGGTCGACATGCTTAGCTGCGGGTTGCCGGTGATCGCGCAGCCCAACGCCGGGTACCCACGCAAGATCGACGAGCGGCTGGTCTACATGGCGACCCCGGAGTACTTCGGGGTGTACGCGCGGCGCTTTTTTAAGGCCGGGGTGCGTCTGGTGGGCGGTTGCTGCGGCACGGGGCCGGAGCATATCCGGCAGGTTGCCGCCGCCGCGCGCATGCTGGGAGGCGGTCGGGCGAGTCTGGAGGTGAGCGCGCAGCGCTCGGCGCGCCCGGAGGCGGCGCACGAGGAGGTCGCCAGCCTGAAGTCCCCGACGAGACTGGCCGAGAAGATCGAGGCCGCGCACCGGGCCCGGGCTCGCAACGAGGCGGTCAGCCGCGAGAACTTCGTGGTCAGCGTCGAGGTCAATCCGCCCTCGGGGTTGCGTGCCGACCGGGCGCTGGATGCCGCCCGCATGCTTCTTGAGGGAGGTGTCGACGCGATCAACATCGCCGACGGCCCGCGGGCGTCGGTCCGGATGGCCAACTGGGCGCTGGGGCGCTTGTTGCAGGAGACGCTTGATATTGAGGTGATCCTTCACCTCTGCGGCCGCGATCGCAATCTTCTCGGGTTGCAATCGGATGTGCTGGGTTTTGAGGCGCTGGATCTTCGCAACCTGGTGGTGATCACCGGCGATCCTCCCAAGGTTGGCGACTACCCGCACGCCACGGCGGTGTTTGACCTCGACAGTGTGGGCATCCTGCGGATGATCGAGAACTTCAATCACGGGGTCGATCCCGCCGGCAAACCGGTGGGCGATGCCACGGCCTTTTACTGTGCGTGCGGGGCGGAGCCGGCGGCCGCTGACTACGAGCGTGAGTTGCGCCGTCTGGAGCTTAAAAAGGCCGCCGGTGCGCGATTTGTGATGACCCAGCCGGTCTACGACCCGGAGGTGCTCGACCGTTTTCTGGCCGACATCGCGCATCTGGATATGCCAGTGTTGGTGGGGCTTCTCCCCCTGGCCAGCGCGCGTAACGCGGAGTTTTTGCATAACGAAGTGCCCGGGATGGCGGTGCCCGCGGAGGTGCGTCGGCGGATGCATGCCGCCGGTACCGGGCAGGCCGCCCGGGCCGAAGGGGTGCGGATCGCCCAGGAGACGCTCCTGGCGGTGGGGTCGCGGGTGGCCGGTGCCTACATCATGCCGCCCTTTGGCCGCTATCAGGCGGCCCTCGAGATCTTAAGCTGTCTACCGGGCTACGCGTTGACGCCGGCCCTTGAAGAGGCGCGCTGAGCGCCCGAGGTATCGATGGTGATTCATCAGAGCATCGTGGAGTTGGTGGGGCATACGCCCCTGATTCGTCTGTCGAAGGTCGTGGGTGATTGCCCGGCTGAGATTGTGGGGAAGGCGGAGTTTTTTAATCCGCTGGGGAGCGTCAAAGATCGCGTCGGGGCGGCGCT contains the following coding sequences:
- a CDS encoding bifunctional homocysteine S-methyltransferase/methylenetetrahydrofolate reductase; its protein translation is MQSPFLSAIEEGPVVFDGAIGTQLYERGIYINKSFDDANLSSPDLVAAVHAEYLSAGAGVLTTNTFSSNRIKLRRHGLEQRAPEIARAGARIAREVAGDLAFVAGSVGPTGRTPTMLTEGELEEMRQAFREQIAALVEGGVDLILLETFRQLAEVRMALEAAREVCDLPVVAQMSFDGERRTGDGADPERVAMLLREWGADVVGANCMEGPHVLYDVVVDMLSCGLPVIAQPNAGYPRKIDERLVYMATPEYFGVYARRFFKAGVRLVGGCCGTGPEHIRQVAAAARMLGGGRASLEVSAQRSARPEAAHEEVASLKSPTRLAEKIEAAHRARARNEAVSRENFVVSVEVNPPSGLRADRALDAARMLLEGGVDAINIADGPRASVRMANWALGRLLQETLDIEVILHLCGRDRNLLGLQSDVLGFEALDLRNLVVITGDPPKVGDYPHATAVFDLDSVGILRMIENFNHGVDPAGKPVGDATAFYCACGAEPAAADYERELRRLELKKAAGARFVMTQPVYDPEVLDRFLADIAHLDMPVLVGLLPLASARNAEFLHNEVPGMAVPAEVRRRMHAAGTGQAARAEGVRIAQETLLAVGSRVAGAYIMPPFGRYQAALEILSCLPGYALTPALEEAR
- a CDS encoding class I SAM-dependent methyltransferase, with protein sequence MSKARTIRGGGAGSIGVALVGSAALTLWVALGEEPPREAVASFLGVVVLSTLMLGWGLWSGWGWLGSGPRWLGSGPRWRGVAVVLAGAVLLRCAALVAPVSLSDDVWRYTWDGALVAAGENPYAETPRERVARLGGQNALADEVRAELGRMNSPDYHTLYPPLAMLAFAAGDVLAEVVGGSAERWLRGLFVLADLLAVLLIARALLTMRRAVGWAALYAWHPLVYWEVAGGGHTEALAVGWMVLLVVMLGRRPAWQLGAAIGAMALAKLTFLVVSPVVGMALWRRGRFAHACVAALVAIGVVAVGYVPFWFEDLVANQRASAELYAEVFSFDAPIFYAARALLGYREGITPPVTPVLGPILQAATLAGITLASAWQDGSRRRVAAGMCGAWAAYLLFTAVLHPWYALGLLAAAALAGWWSVSLAASVLLLSYLFYDPAFVREKEVMVMIFQTFWVGASVMMQAGPRGIQWMLRRRARAKVEVLSPYLRAGDRVLDLGAGEGFVGQLIAEAGHEVVLADVDNRNRTELPFEVYDGEHLPFEDDAFDAVVIVYTLHHARRPDRVLAEARRVARRVILLETVYERSWDRRLTTFLDHSANRLRGMAPEPLHFDRVEGWLARLRAQSLEVLTWRWLGRGVHRHVVIVADRAERSRDV
- the queD gene encoding 6-carboxytetrahydropterin synthase QueD is translated as MIVELVKEFRFESAHRLPNVPEGHKCRRLHGHSYRVTVTVRGEVDPEMGWLVDYGDIKDAVKPLIEQLDHYFLNEIEGLENPTSEVLAGWLWTRIKPVLPQLHALQIHETCESSCIYRGE